One segment of Purpureocillium takamizusanense chromosome 7, complete sequence DNA contains the following:
- a CDS encoding uncharacterized protein (SECRETED:SignalP(1-17~SECRETED:cutsite=VAA-QE~SECRETED:prob=0.6608)): MYAAGLVAFLAAAAVAAQETTSTTTQTSTTTRTITITSCHPTVTNCPLKTSSAPATSSAAPTTSSVVVPTSINSTSSVPVVSSSSAHWSVSNSTSTAGPTGTAPGTTVVTVRPSGSTTVQVITTSTTAPPTVPTGAATGLQAQGLVAAALAAAVAAAAF, translated from the coding sequence ATGTACGCCGCCGGACTCGTTGCcttccttgccgccgccgccgtcgcggcccaGGAGACCACGAGCACCACTACCCAGACGTCCACCACGACgcgcaccatcaccatcacctcGTGCCACCCGACTGTCACCAACTGCCCGCTCAagacctcgtcggccccgGCCACTTCCTCCGCGGCCCCCaccacgtcgtcggtcgTGGTCCCAACCTCCATCaactcgacgtcgtcggtccCCGTCgtctcttcgtcgtcggcccacTGGTCCGTCTCCAACTCCACCAGCACTGCTGGTCCCACCGGCACGGCGCCCggcaccaccgtcgtcacggTTCGCCCCTCGGGTTCGACCACGGTCCAGGTCATCACCAcgtccaccaccgcccccccCACCGTGCCCACGGGCGCTGCCACCGGCCTCCAGGCTCAGGgcctcgttgccgccgcgctggccgctgccgttgccgccgcggccttcTAA
- a CDS encoding uncharacterized protein (COG:S~TransMembrane:12 (i80-97o117-135i147-168o180-199i206-230o236-261i354-373o393-418i438-456o462-490i502-523o529-550i)~EggNog:ENOG503NZPM), with product MDMDEKKTITTTTTTTTAVQGTPFRPELSDSSTDRSSGGGDDITTAHEVVLGKDGFELFPQPVAGDPLDPLNWSWAQKHCILAIIMALYFMFTYITTTTVPSFPALQAKYAASLAQLNWTVAVPALGLSLGPLLCAPPADTLGRRPVLVLGTAVALAATVGAALAPGYPSYAAARFFQGLGVSPASNVGLAVVNDVFFAHERGAKVGLWVLAIDLGLLVGPLVGGFVVGLEAGDVWVQWLAAIFFGVILLAEVAFLPETLYPRHHMMMVMRSARAMARHHGCSPPPSPPPPPPVEGDGEEKPSTVETGNNRLLVAGDVVARTKSLAFANVKPLPGIAHPKPHDTVVRFLKTFKYAVVPISVMTYCFGWYWWVLSVVTVLPMAYATFSPRSQGLLYIGLIVGTLVSEVLCSGSLSDWLIVKLAQRRGSSLANTPEMRLWLAYPAAILTAVDMVLWGVSVDRGYHWIVGQVALALFGAGIQMGNTAVCSYIFDAYPRQSMSTMTFYAVMLNLSAFVDPFFIVPWVESVGFTWTFAGHAIITVFFCVPVMAALHRFGPWLRDKSGTPSWVNPELSSHASPVES from the exons atggacatggatgagaagaagacgattactactactactactactactactgccgTGCAAGGGACGCCTTTCCGCCCAGAGCtcagcgacagcagcaccgacaggagcagcggcggcggcgacgacatcaccaCCGCGCACGAAGTCGTTCTCGGCAAAGATGGCTTCGAGCTCTTCCCCCAGCCGGTGGCCGGCGACCCCCTCGATCCGCTCAACTGGTCGTGGGCCCAGAAGCACTGCAtcttggccatcatcatggctCT gtacTTCATGTTCACCtacatcaccaccaccaccgtcccCTCGTTCCCCGCCCTGCAGGCCAAGtacgccgcctccctcgcgcagctcaactggaccgtcgccgtccccgcgCTCGGCCTCTCCCTCGGGCCCCTCCTCtgcgccccgcccgccgacaccctcggccggcggcccgtCCTCGTGCTCGGcaccgccgtggccctcgctgcgaccgtcggcgccgcgctcgcccccGGATACCCCTCgtacgcggcggcgcgcttcttccAGGGCCTGGGCGTGAGCCCCGCGTCCAACgtcgggctcgccgtcgtcaacgacgtcttcttcgcccacgagcgcggcgcgaAAGTCGGCCTGTGGGTGCTGGCCATCGACCTCGGCTTGCTCGTCGggccgctcgtcggcgggttCGTCGTGGGCCTGGAGGCGGGGGATGTCTGGGTGCagtggctggcggcgattTTCTTTGGCGTCATATtgctcgccgaggtggcTTTCTTGCCTGAGACGCTGTATCCCCGCCATcacatgatgatggtgatgcgtTCTgcgcgggcgatggcgcggcaTCATGGttgttcgccgccgccgtcgccgccgccgccgccgcctgtggAGGGAGACGGAGAAGAGAAGCCGTCCACCGTCGAGACAGGGAACAACAGGCTGCTGGTGGCTGGCGACGTCGTTGCCCGGACCAAGAGCCTCGCCTTCGCAAACGTCAAGCCCCTGCCGGGCATCGCGCACCCCAAGCCACATGACACCGTCGTCCGCTTCCTCAAGACGTTCAAGTACGCCGTCGTGCCCATATCGGTCATGACGTACTGCTTCGGCTGGTACTGGTGGGTGCTGTCGGTGGTCACCGTCCTGCCCATGGCGTACGCGACGTTTTCGCCTCGAAGCCAAGG GTTGCTCTACATCGGGCTCATTGTCGGAACGCTCGTCTCGGAGGTCTTGTGCTCGGGCAGCTTGAGCGACTGGCTCATCGTCaagctcgcccagcgccgcggcagcagcctcgcAAACACGCCCGAGATGCGCCTCTGGCTCGCCTaccccgccgccatcctgaCCGCCGTGGACATGGTCCTCTGGGGCGTGAGCGTCGACCGAGGCTACCACTGGATCGTCGGCCaagtcgccctcgcgctgT TCGGTGCCGGCATCCAGATGGGCAACACGGCGGTGTGCTCGTACATCTTCGACGCATACCCGAGGCAGAGCATGTCCACCATGACCTTTTACGCCGTCATGCTCAACCTGTCGGCCTTCGTCGACCCCTTCTTCATCGTCCCGTGGGTGGAAAGTGTCGGTTTCACCTGGACTTTTGCGGGCcacgccatcatcaccgtctTCTTTTGCGTCCCCGTCATGGCTGCGTTGCATCGGTTCGGTCCGTGGCTGAGGGACAAGTCCGGCACGCCTTCATGGGTGAACCCCGAATTGAGCAGCCACGCTTCCCCGGTAGAAAGCTGA